From one Planococcus citri chromosome 3, ihPlaCitr1.1, whole genome shotgun sequence genomic stretch:
- the LOC135839373 gene encoding uncharacterized protein LOC135839373 produces the protein MDVSGYTLQYSIILLLISISTVYAACTCREAGLQVPMWEAPCGMKIDSDAFDDNHQMDAKIKRSMIMKSLKEVKQNLKLCLYFYQRQNYTIKTHNMKLPKIFSNGWLPTSQEVRDISVSSVETIPNIEQILYTMLQKYAMMFTEMLTDDEDIPKQKFAKRVLADLKSLLCDVQSSLISLEVRPSGDRLEIPQQYLYKGSAEKTARHLRDIEVISKYGDFLKQWLQWIRKTRQQFRKNKKKNRQNS, from the exons ATGGACGTAAGtg GATACACACTCCAATATTCAATTATACTGCTGTTGATCAGCATTTCAACGGTATACGCAGCTTGCACATGCCGCGAGGCAGGCCTGCAAGTACCTATGTGGGAAGCCCCTTGTGGAATGAAAATCGACAGCGACGCTTTCGACGACAATCATCAGATGGATGCGAAGATTAAACGTTCGATGATCATGAAATCGTTGAAAGAGgtcaagcaaaatttgaaactctGCTTGTACTTTTATCAACGTCAAAACTACACTATAAAGACTCACAACATG AAGCTACCAAAGATATTCTCCAACGGTTGGTTACCAACGAGTCAAGAAGTTCGCGACATCAGCGTCTCCAGCGTTGAAACTATACCAAACAtcgagcaaattttgtacaccATGTTACAAAAATACGCCATGATGTTTACGGAAATGTTAACCGATGACGAGGATATCCCGAagcaaaaattcgccaaaagaGTTCTCGCAGATTTGAAATCG CTACTCTGCGACGTGCAATCGAGTCTAATCTCGCTGGAAGTCAGACCATCCGGAGATCGACTCGAAATCCCGCAGCAATATTTATACAAAGGATCGGCGGAAAAAACAGCGAGACATTTGCGAGATATCGAGGTAATATCGAAATACGGTGATTTTCTAAAACAGTGGCTTCAATGGATCAGGAAAACTAGGCAACAATTCaggaaaaataagaagaaaaatcgtcaaaattcgtaa